AAGATATACTAAGGAATTTATAGATAATTCAGATAGGTTTTCGCTTGCTTTTTTTAATAATAGTTTTAAAAAACAACTGACTTATCTTGGTACTGTATCAGGTAGATCCGAAGATAAAGTGTCAAAATCAGGCTTAACCACTGAACATTTTAATGGTACACCATATTTTAGTGAAGCTGATACAGTAATAATATGTAAAAAATTATATTCTCAAAAATTTGGCTCCGAATTTTTCATAGAAAACTCTCTTGACGAAGTAAATTATCCTAATAAAGACTATCATACACTTTACATATCGGAAGTTGAAAATATTTTTGTGAAAAAAGATAAATAAAAATTATATTAATAGTTTTGTAAAATTACTAAACACAGCATTTTTATATCTCTATAACATCTTTCATAGTGTATAATCCGGGAGCTTTTCCTTTTAAGTACAATGCGCCTTCACAGGCTCCTCTTGCAAAGCATTCCCAATTGTGTGCATGATGGGTAATTTCAAGGCGTTCACCCATTAATCCAAATATAACCGTATGGCTGCTCGAAATGTCTCCAGCTCTAACTGAATGGTAGCCTATTGTTCCGGGAATTCTTTCACTCGAACCTATGCGTCCGTTTACAGCAATATCGCTTAGTTCTTTGTTCATGGATTTAGCTATAACTTCTCCCATTTCTTTTGAGGTTCCGCTGGGAGCATCTTTTTTATACGCATCATGCATTTCAATTATTTCTATGTCAGAAGAGTTTCCGATGGTTTTAGCCGCTGTTTCCAGCAATGCATTCATCAAATTTACTACTCTTGATGTGTTGGAAGCATGCAGCAACGGAATTTTTTTCGAGGATTTTTTTATTTTATCAATCTGCTCCGATGAGAATCCTGTAGTGCCGCAAACAAGAGATTTACCCGCTTCAATACACTTATTAAGTACATTCATTGATAATTCTGCGTTAGAAAAATCAATCACCGCGTCACATTTTTCTATAACATTTTCTAAATTATCAACTACTGGTGCACCTACTGTTTTTCCG
Above is a window of Sedimentibacter sp. MB35-C1 DNA encoding:
- a CDS encoding flavin reductase, encoding MNNFIEIKPEELNNSPFKMIGSDWMLVTAEKDSKINTMTASWGGLGVMWNKDVSFIVIRPTRYTKEFIDNSDRFSLAFFNNSFKKQLTYLGTVSGRSEDKVSKSGLTTEHFNGTPYFSEADTVIICKKLYSQKFGSEFFIENSLDEVNYPNKDYHTLYISEVENIFVKKDK
- the dapB gene encoding 4-hydroxy-tetrahydrodipicolinate reductase is translated as MKIIIVAPRGKMGRLITKVASENTDFEIIAGLGPKGRDYIGKDIGTTAGIGKTVGAPVVDNLENVIEKCDAVIDFSNAELSMNVLNKCIEAGKSLVCGTTGFSSEQIDKIKKSSKKIPLLHASNTSRVVNLMNALLETAAKTIGNSSDIEIIEMHDAYKKDAPSGTSKEMGEVIAKSMNKELSDIAVNGRIGSSERIPGTIGYHSVRAGDISSSHTVIFGLMGERLEITHHAHNWECFARGACEGALYLKGKAPGLYTMKDVIEI